The segment CCTTCTGGGGCGCTATCGCTTGCGCCGCGGGCGCTCGCTGCCCGGGCGCAGCGTGCCGCCGGGTTCTAGCGCGACGCCGGGGCGGAGAGAAGTCAGACCGCGAAAGCCCGCAGGAAGCGCCGGGCGGTCTCGCGGGCGCGGGCGGGGATGTCGATGGCGCGCGGCTCGTCGATACCCAGGATGCCGCGCAGATGGCCGTGGCCCATGGTCATGCCGCTGAACATCTCGGCCGCCAGCTCGGGATCGGGCACCCGGATCAGGCCCTCACGGTCCTGTTGCGACAGCCACTGCGCCAGGCGACGCAGGCTCTCGCCCGGCCCGGCGTCATAGACGGCCTCGGCCAGGTCCGGCGCGTGGGGCGACATCAGGGCGACGCCCCGCATGGAGCTGCGCCCGTCGGCGGTGCACAGCTTGGTCAGCATGGTCTCGGCCAGAGCCGTCAGCACCGTCAGCGGATCGCCCCCGGCCCGGAGCGGGGCGGTGATCAGGTCGGACCGGCGCTCCGCCAGGGCCCGGCCGATGTCGGTCTTGGAGCCATAACGGTTGTAGAGCGTCTGTTTGGACACCCCCGCCCGGCGCGCGATCGCGTCCATGGAGGCGGCGGCGCCCTTTTCGGCGAACAGGTCCATGGCCGCGTCCAGGATGGCCTCTGATTTCCGTTCGTCGATCTGACCGGCGACGCGGGCCATCAGTGGGCATCCGTGGCTGGTGCCACGCTGCCCGGCTTGACCGGCTGGGCCAGCAGGGTGACGCAGCCCCCAACGGCGCAGCCGATGGCCAGCATGGTGAAGGCGTCGCCGAACGCCAGCGTCGTGGCCTGCCGGTGCAGCATGCCATAGACCGCCTTCATGGCCGCCCCGTCGGGGTCGATGGAGCCGGTCATGCGGGCCGATATGCCGGCCAGCATCGCCTGCATCCCGGTATCGGTGATGCTGATACGGCTGGTCAGCTCGCCCATATGAACGGCGGTATTGGTGGTCAGGGACGTGTTCAGGAACGCCAGGCCGAAGGCCCCGCCGACGTTGCGGAACAGGTTCACCAGGCCCGAGGCGTTCTTGACCATGTGCGGCGGCATGGTCGACATCGTGATCTGCTGGGCCGCCAGCATGGCCAGCATGACTCCGGACCCGCGCAGGGCCTGGATGCCGGCGAATTCCCAGAAGCCCCATTCGGTGGTGACGGCATGGGCGTTCCACATGCCCCAGGACGCCATGACGAAGCCGCCGCACATCAGGATCCTCAGATCCAGGATCTGGACCAGCCGACCGGCGATCGGAGCCGTCATGAACATGGCCAGACCCGACACCACCAGGGTCGTGCCGACCTCGGCCGGCGAATAGTCCCGCACCCGCGACAGGAACAGCGGCAGCAGGAAACTGCCCCCGAACAGGGCCGCGCCGACGATGAAGGTCATCCCGACGCCGACCAGGAAGTTCCGGTTGTTGAAGGCGCGCAGCTCGACCACGGGATTCCAGTAGGTCAGCGAGCGCCAGACGAAGGTCGGTCCGGTGATCGCGGCCGCGACCGACAGCAGCAGGATCAGGTCGTCGGCGAACCAGTTGTTCTTCGACCCCTCCTCCAGCACGAACTGAAGGCTCATCAGGAAGGCGGCCATCAGGCCGAGGCCCCACCAGTCGAAGCCCCTCGACAGACCCGGGTCGCCCTTGTCGAATCTGGCGTAGCGCCAGACCAGGAAGAAGGACAACAGGCCGAACGGCACATTGATGAAGAACAGCCAGCGCCAGCTGAGCGCCTCGGTCAGATGCCCGCCCAGCGTCGGCCCGATGGTGGGGGCCAGGGTCACGATCAGGCCGATGAAGACCGAGGCCGTGACGCGTCTGGAGACGGGGAAGGCGGTGAAGGCCACGGCGAAGACAGTGGGGATCATGGCCCCGCCGACGAAGCCCTGGATGGCCCGGAAGACGATCATCACCTCGACCGAGGACGACAGGCCCACAGCGATGCTCATCAGCACGAAGCCGGCGCAGCTGATCATGAACACCTTCTGGGTGCCCCACAGCCGCGACAGATATCCCGACAGGGGGATCATCACGACCTCGGGGATCAGATAGGCGGTCTGGATCCAGCTGATCTGATCGGCGGAGGCCCCGACGCCCGACTGGATCTGGGGCAGGGACGAGGCGACGATCTGGATGTCCAGGATGGCCATGAACTGGCCGATCACCATCCCGGCGAAGCCCAGGATCAGGAAGGTCCAGTTGACCTTGGGCTCGGCCGTCGCCGGGGCGATCGGGGCCGGGGCGCCGTCCAGGGTGGCGGCGGTCATTGGGCGGTCGCGGTTCCGGCATCGGCCAGACGCGTCGGTCCGACGGCGGCCTCGGCGAAACTGGGTCCGCCGGGGCTCTTCAGATCGACCTTGACCTCGACCGACAGGCCGGGGCGCAGGGCCGCGCCGCCATCGGCGCGCGACACCAGGATGCGGACCGGCACCCGCTGGGTGATCTTGGTGAAATTGCCCGTCGCATTCTCGACCGGGATCAGGGCGAACTCGGCCCCCGTGGCCGGCGCAAAGCTTTCGATCCGGCCGGTCAGGTCCTGATCCGGAAAGGCGTCGGCCGAGATGTGGACGGTCTGGCCCAGACGCAGGCGACCCAGCTGGGTCTCCTTGAAGTTGGCCACCACATAGGTGTCGCCCAGAGGCACCAGCGACAGCAGCTGGCCCCCGGGGCGGACATATTGTCCGGCACGGACGCCGCGCGCGCCGACGACGCCGGCGACCGGTGCGCGGATGACGGTGCGGTCCAGATTGGTGCGGGCCAGTTCGACCGCGGCGCGGGCCTGTTCGACGGCGGCCAGGCTCTGGCTGCGGGTCGAGCCGAGGACGCCGGCCGTGCGCTGTTCGGCGACCAGGGCGGCCTGGGCCTCGGCGACGGAGGCGGCGGCGGTCTGGGCCCCCGCCTGTTCGGTCTCGATGCGCTGCTGGGAGACCCAGCCCTGACGCTGCAGGGTGGAATACCGCTGGACCTGGGCCTGGGCCAGGTTGGCCTGGGCCCGGGCCTGGGCCACGCCGGCCGCGCGCGAGGCGATCATGGCCTGTTCCTGGGCCGCGCGGGCATCGACGGTGTCGACCGCCGCCAGCAGGGCCGCCAGATTGGCCTCGGCCTGGGCCAGCCCGGCTCTGGCATCGGCATCATCCAGACGCACCAGGATCTGACCCTGTTCGACCCGCTGGTTGTCGGACACCAGGACCTCGGCGACATAGCCGTCGATCTGCGGGCTGACCAGGGTGGTGTCGGCCTGGACAAAGGCATTGTCGGTCGATTCCCACCGCTGCTTGTTGGTCCACCACAGGCCGCCACCGATGACCAGGCCAACGGCCACGACGACCGCCAGGATCAGGGGCAGGCGCTTCTTGACGACTGGGGGGAGGGCCATGGGTCGAAATCTCTGAACAGCGGGCGTCGGGGAAGAGCATCCGGGGGAGGATGTGGCATAAAATGGACTGTATCGTCCAAAAATCAATAACCGGTTGTCAGGTTCCGTGAACACGTCATGTTTCCGCGCATTCCAGAGCCCATGACCCAGCCCTTCCGCCTGCCTTCCTCCATCGATGTCGCCGTGATCGGCGCGGGCGCTGCCGGGCTGTCGGCCGCGCGTCGGCTGGCGGCCGCCGGCGTGTCCGTCGTCGTGCTGGAAGCCCGGGACCGGATCGGGGGGCGGGCGCATACCGTGGGCTGGGAGGGTCACGGGCTCGATCTTGGCTGCGGCTGGCTGCATTCCGCCGATGAAAATGTCCTGGTCCAGCCGATCGCCGAGGCCGGCTGGACGCTGGACCGTACGCCCCCGCCGTGGAGTTCTGCCGCCCCTGTCCCAGACGCCGACCCGGCCGAGCGCGCAGCCTTCGCCGAGGCCTATGAGGCGTTCGAGGCGCGCCTCGATGCCCTGGCCTCGACAGGCATCGACCGCCCCGCCGCGGATGCACTGGAACCCGGTGGAGACTGGAACGCGCGCCTTCAGGCCATCTCTTCGGCGCTGAACGGGGCATCGTTCGAGCGCATCTCGCTGCTGGATTTCGCCCGCTACAGCGAGTCGTCCGTCAACATCCGCGTCAAGGAGGGCTATGGCGCGGCGATCGCGGGCTTCGGGGCCGATCTCCCGGTCAAGCTGGGCTGTGCGGTCGAGACCGTGGACCTCGGCGGCCCCCGCGCAATCCTGCGGACCTCGGCAGGGGTGGTCGAGGCCGGGGCGGTGATCTTGACGGTCCCGACCTCGGTCCTGACGTCCGGTGGACTCCGCATTACGCCGGAGCCTGCCGATCTGCTGGACGCGGCTGGGGGGCTGCCGCTGGGCCTGGCGTCGAAGGTCCACCTCGCTCTGGCCGGCGCCCTGGATCTGCCTGCGGACGGCATGCTCTGGGGTCGAAGCGACTGCTTCGAGGTAGGCAGGCATCATCTGCGTCCCTTCGGCCTCCCCCTGATCGAGACCTATCTGGGCGGCGACCTCGCCTGGGGGCTGGAGCGGGACGGGCCGGACGCCATGATCGACTTCGCCGTCGAGGACCTGGTCGCCATCCTCGGCTCGTCCATGCGGCGGCATGCAAGCGCGGTCTCGGTATCCGGTTGGGGCTCGGACCCCTGGTCACTTGGAGCCTATTCCTACGCGCGGGTTGGACACTCGGGCGACCGCGCAAGGCTGCGCACGCCGGTCGCCGGCTGTCTGTTCGTCGCAGGCGAAGCGACGGCAGAGCGGTTCTATGGCACGGCCCATGGAGCCTGGATGGAGGGCGAGCGGGCGGCGGTCGAGGCGATCGTGGCGCTTGGACTGGATCCCAGGTCTTCCGAAATCGCGGTCTGATCCCGCTCGTCGTGGACCGGCTCAGGATTGGACTTCGGCGAAGGGACCGCGACCGATTCTGACGCAGGCCCGGGCTATAGGGTGGTCTTGGTCGGCTCGTTCGGCCCGCACAGGTCGGACGGGTCGGACGGTGTTTTTCCATCGTCCCGATTGGTAAGCGGGGGCGAAACCGGAGTGACGGAGACTCGAATGGCCAGGACGGGACCCGAGGCGAGGAAGCCCGGTGGCATCATGACCGGCGCGCCGGTCCCGGTCTTCGCCTGGCCGCCGGACGAGGACCGGGTCGAGGCGATCTTCGAGCGGCTGTCGAGGATCATGCCGGAGCCGAAGACCGAGCTGACGTTCCAGGACCCCTTCACCCTGGTCGTCGCCGTCGCCCTGTCGGCCCAGGCCACGGACGTCGCGGTCAACAAGGCCACCGAAAAGCTGTTCGCCGTCGCCGATACGCCCGCGAAGATGCTGGCGCTGGGGGAGGCGGGGCTGGTCCCCTACATCGCCTCGATCGGCCTGTACCGGAACAAGGCGAGGAACGTCATCGCCCTGTCCCGTATCCTTCTGGAGCAGCACGGCGGTGTGACGCCGCTGAACCGGGCGGACCTGCAGGCCCTGCCCGGCGTCGGGCGAAAGACGGCCAGCGTGGTCCTGAACGAACTGGGGATCGAGCCGGCCATCGCCGTGGACACCCATGTGTTTCGCGTCTCGCACCGGCTGGGCCTGGCCAATGCCGCGACCGCAGACAAGGTCGAGGACCAGCTGCACCGGATCGTCCCGGAAGCCTTCCTGCCCAAGGCCCACCACTGGCTGATCCTGCACGGCCGCTACAGCTGCACGGCGCGGAAACCGAAATGCGGGGGGTGTGTGATCAGCGACCTGTGCCCGTCGCGGGGGCTGATGGCGGGAAACGGCGAGGCCGTTCAGCCGGCCAGCCGCGCCCGTACCGCTTCGGCGAAGAGCAAGCCCCGGTCAGGCGCCTCCGACAAATAGAAGTCCGGCTCGATCAGCTCGGCCTCCATCAGCAGCCACTGCCCCGCGTGTTCGACCATGTCGATGCGGGCATACAGCAGGGGCTCCTCGATCGCCGCCAGCACCCGGTCGGCGAGGGCCAGCGCCTCCACCGGGGGATGGGCGACCGCCGCATAGCGGCCGCCGAACTGGGACTGGATGCGGAAATCACCGGGCGCGGCGGTCTTCAGGACGGCATGGCTGAGCCGCCCGC is part of the Brevundimonas sp. AJA228-03 genome and harbors:
- a CDS encoding TetR/AcrR family transcriptional regulator, whose product is MARVAGQIDERKSEAILDAAMDLFAEKGAAASMDAIARRAGVSKQTLYNRYGSKTDIGRALAERRSDLITAPLRAGGDPLTVLTALAETMLTKLCTADGRSSMRGVALMSPHAPDLAEAVYDAGPGESLRRLAQWLSQQDREGLIRVPDPELAAEMFSGMTMGHGHLRGILGIDEPRAIDIPARARETARRFLRAFAV
- a CDS encoding DHA2 family efflux MFS transporter permease subunit, encoding MTAATLDGAPAPIAPATAEPKVNWTFLILGFAGMVIGQFMAILDIQIVASSLPQIQSGVGASADQISWIQTAYLIPEVVMIPLSGYLSRLWGTQKVFMISCAGFVLMSIAVGLSSSVEVMIVFRAIQGFVGGAMIPTVFAVAFTAFPVSRRVTASVFIGLIVTLAPTIGPTLGGHLTEALSWRWLFFINVPFGLLSFFLVWRYARFDKGDPGLSRGFDWWGLGLMAAFLMSLQFVLEEGSKNNWFADDLILLLSVAAAITGPTFVWRSLTYWNPVVELRAFNNRNFLVGVGMTFIVGAALFGGSFLLPLFLSRVRDYSPAEVGTTLVVSGLAMFMTAPIAGRLVQILDLRILMCGGFVMASWGMWNAHAVTTEWGFWEFAGIQALRGSGVMLAMLAAQQITMSTMPPHMVKNASGLVNLFRNVGGAFGLAFLNTSLTTNTAVHMGELTSRISITDTGMQAMLAGISARMTGSIDPDGAAMKAVYGMLHRQATTLAFGDAFTMLAIGCAVGGCVTLLAQPVKPGSVAPATDAH
- a CDS encoding HlyD family secretion protein — translated: MALPPVVKKRLPLILAVVVAVGLVIGGGLWWTNKQRWESTDNAFVQADTTLVSPQIDGYVAEVLVSDNQRVEQGQILVRLDDADARAGLAQAEANLAALLAAVDTVDARAAQEQAMIASRAAGVAQARAQANLAQAQVQRYSTLQRQGWVSQQRIETEQAGAQTAAASVAEAQAALVAEQRTAGVLGSTRSQSLAAVEQARAAVELARTNLDRTVIRAPVAGVVGARGVRAGQYVRPGGQLLSLVPLGDTYVVANFKETQLGRLRLGQTVHISADAFPDQDLTGRIESFAPATGAEFALIPVENATGNFTKITQRVPVRILVSRADGGAALRPGLSVEVKVDLKSPGGPSFAEAAVGPTRLADAGTATAQ
- a CDS encoding NAD(P)/FAD-dependent oxidoreductase, whose protein sequence is MTQPFRLPSSIDVAVIGAGAAGLSAARRLAAAGVSVVVLEARDRIGGRAHTVGWEGHGLDLGCGWLHSADENVLVQPIAEAGWTLDRTPPPWSSAAPVPDADPAERAAFAEAYEAFEARLDALASTGIDRPAADALEPGGDWNARLQAISSALNGASFERISLLDFARYSESSVNIRVKEGYGAAIAGFGADLPVKLGCAVETVDLGGPRAILRTSAGVVEAGAVILTVPTSVLTSGGLRITPEPADLLDAAGGLPLGLASKVHLALAGALDLPADGMLWGRSDCFEVGRHHLRPFGLPLIETYLGGDLAWGLERDGPDAMIDFAVEDLVAILGSSMRRHASAVSVSGWGSDPWSLGAYSYARVGHSGDRARLRTPVAGCLFVAGEATAERFYGTAHGAWMEGERAAVEAIVALGLDPRSSEIAV
- the nth gene encoding endonuclease III — its product is MARTGPEARKPGGIMTGAPVPVFAWPPDEDRVEAIFERLSRIMPEPKTELTFQDPFTLVVAVALSAQATDVAVNKATEKLFAVADTPAKMLALGEAGLVPYIASIGLYRNKARNVIALSRILLEQHGGVTPLNRADLQALPGVGRKTASVVLNELGIEPAIAVDTHVFRVSHRLGLANAATADKVEDQLHRIVPEAFLPKAHHWLILHGRYSCTARKPKCGGCVISDLCPSRGLMAGNGEAVQPASRARTASAKSKPRSGASDK